Proteins found in one Cardiocondyla obscurior isolate alpha-2009 linkage group LG03, Cobs3.1, whole genome shotgun sequence genomic segment:
- the LOC139113740 gene encoding upstream stimulatory factor 2 isoform X1 produces the protein MDILEQQLEHQDVSTGKDDNGSTTGIVIEETEIVDCEGEPVGEDEMRYPEALAYRVVQVNGTAAIQSTNEIELPVSQPGNNTVQVLTSPLNGQLYVIGNANDVFTTAQTSRSLVPRTTTLQIETPRNCTVGLKKRDDRRRATHNEVERRRRDKINNWITKLGKIIPDCRETGTNTTGSGSSGEGKANYETQSKGGILARACEYITELRATNQSLGQCLRDNEKLRHEITTLKQLITQMKRENLHLRSQVSSSSSAESTDVIHLSPQSSNT, from the exons ATGGATATTTTGGAGCAGCAGCTCGAACACCAGGATGTCAG CACTGGGAAAGATGACAACGGCAGCACCACGGGGATCGTTATAGAAGAAACGGAGATAGTGGACTGCGAAG GGGAGCCAGTCGGAGAGGACGAAATGCGTTATCCTGAAGCTTTAGCATATCGAGTGGTTCAAGTGAATGGCACAGCAGCTATACAGTCAACTAATGAAATAGAACTACCTGTATCACAGCCAGGGAATAATACTGTACAGGTTCTAACGTCTCCCTTGAATGGCCAGTTATATGTTATTGGAAATGCCAATGATGTCTTTACCACAGCTCAGACATCGAGATCTTTGGTACCAAGAACAACCACATTGCAAATAGAAACTCCAAGAAATTGTACTGTTGGATTGAAGAAG aGAGATGATAGGCGAAGAGCAACACATAATGAAGTTGAGCGTCGGCgtagagataaaataaataattggaTTACAAAATTAGGCAAGATTATCCCTGACTGTCGAGAAACTGGAACTAATACCACTGGTAGTGGTAGTAGTGGAGAAGGGAAAGCCAACTATGAAACTCAG AGTAAAGGAGGAATTTTAGCAAGGGCCTGTGAATACATAACGGAACTACGTGCGACTAATCAAAGTTTAGGTCAATGCTTACGTGATAACGAGAAATTACGGCATGAGATCACTACgttgaaacaattaattactcaAATGAAACGTGAAAACCTTCATCTTAGGTCACAAGTATCATCTTCCTCATCAGCTGAGAGTACTGACGTTATACATTTGAGTCCTCAATCTTCTAATACATGA
- the LOC139113740 gene encoding upstream stimulatory factor 2 isoform X2 — MRYPEALAYRVVQVNGTAAIQSTNEIELPVSQPGNNTVQVLTSPLNGQLYVIGNANDVFTTAQTSRSLVPRTTTLQIETPRNCTVGLKKRDDRRRATHNEVERRRRDKINNWITKLGKIIPDCRETGTNTTGSGSSGEGKANYETQSKGGILARACEYITELRATNQSLGQCLRDNEKLRHEITTLKQLITQMKRENLHLRSQVSSSSSAESTDVIHLSPQSSNT; from the exons ATGCGTTATCCTGAAGCTTTAGCATATCGAGTGGTTCAAGTGAATGGCACAGCAGCTATACAGTCAACTAATGAAATAGAACTACCTGTATCACAGCCAGGGAATAATACTGTACAGGTTCTAACGTCTCCCTTGAATGGCCAGTTATATGTTATTGGAAATGCCAATGATGTCTTTACCACAGCTCAGACATCGAGATCTTTGGTACCAAGAACAACCACATTGCAAATAGAAACTCCAAGAAATTGTACTGTTGGATTGAAGAAG aGAGATGATAGGCGAAGAGCAACACATAATGAAGTTGAGCGTCGGCgtagagataaaataaataattggaTTACAAAATTAGGCAAGATTATCCCTGACTGTCGAGAAACTGGAACTAATACCACTGGTAGTGGTAGTAGTGGAGAAGGGAAAGCCAACTATGAAACTCAG AGTAAAGGAGGAATTTTAGCAAGGGCCTGTGAATACATAACGGAACTACGTGCGACTAATCAAAGTTTAGGTCAATGCTTACGTGATAACGAGAAATTACGGCATGAGATCACTACgttgaaacaattaattactcaAATGAAACGTGAAAACCTTCATCTTAGGTCACAAGTATCATCTTCCTCATCAGCTGAGAGTACTGACGTTATACATTTGAGTCCTCAATCTTCTAATACATGA